In the genome of Synergistota bacterium, one region contains:
- a CDS encoding FadR family transcriptional regulator, which yields MSAFRTRRVYEEVAEEIKSWILEGRLKPGERLPSEEELLRRFGVSRASLREAFRLLESMGLVETVLGRGRFVRSIPYMDKDSPKIFYETIVARELLEPSITRYAARSATQEDVERIRRVIERVEGKKDIRMSELIKYDQDFHLEVAKATHNFLLINITMDYLNIIKGLRESTLKVPGRKEKSFKEHKRIYEAIARRDEEEAYKADLEHVRNIRKIIEKLYGI from the coding sequence ATGAGTGCGTTCAGAACGAGAAGGGTTTATGAAGAGGTTGCAGAGGAGATAAAGAGCTGGATACTGGAAGGCAGGCTTAAGCCTGGTGAAAGGCTTCCTTCCGAGGAAGAGCTTTTAAGGAGGTTCGGCGTTAGCAGGGCTTCCTTGAGGGAAGCTTTCAGGCTTCTTGAGTCAATGGGATTGGTTGAAACCGTGCTTGGTAGGGGACGGTTTGTGAGATCTATTCCGTATATGGATAAGGATAGCCCTAAGATTTTTTATGAAACCATAGTTGCGCGAGAGCTTCTTGAGCCATCCATAACGAGGTATGCTGCAAGAAGCGCTACTCAGGAAGATGTTGAACGTATAAGAAGGGTCATAGAGAGAGTGGAGGGTAAGAAGGATATAAGGATGAGTGAGCTTATAAAGTATGATCAGGATTTTCACCTCGAGGTTGCTAAGGCAACGCATAACTTTCTGCTTATAAATATAACGATGGATTATCTTAACATAATAAAGGGCTTAAGGGAAAGCACCCTTAAAGTTCCCGGTAGAAAGGAAAAATCCTTTAAGGAGCATAAAAGAATTTATGAGGCTATAGCCCGTAGGGATGAGGAGGAGGCTTATAAGGCAGATCTTGAACATGTAAGGAATATAAGGAAGATAATAGAAAAGTTATATGGTATTTAG